In Silene latifolia isolate original U9 population chromosome 3, ASM4854445v1, whole genome shotgun sequence, a single window of DNA contains:
- the LOC141646479 gene encoding uncharacterized protein LOC141646479, which translates to MSYKYSYKFSRIESNKELIEILECDDKERFLPLLSAYDDCLTLFLVGRVAKFHAKNCLLALIQGEGCESVLELYARTAPNNPQIPTPLASVTSTFHQAYDIIALLLNQGPLHHANIKCNFHPRDVFNLCPLDRLLFHLSRLPHLLPWNHCSSINKLIILLCQWDTKSRLDCARLLVPHTRGLNDIAWTYVMDGNLAALGGLLLVAGKKVLLPFDSGILFSSKFRSSTIRYRIMDMLRDLSSKGDLDDDGLVYQSMLISACKLFDIFEKAGDALRLYCTSIHEHVPPHKVLTEVATILKNAGYALEPRDLDLRDCYRDCPEVRKPSVFKLSGPESPNKKYLSPSSLTPPQASRATFQNYPYHGNCLLLNKIKSGPVLSFRPSAGPRLLSTVARHVEHGVPGILQKHLAYIAFKFKRGIKF; encoded by the exons ATGTCCTACAAATATTCTTACAAGTTTTCCAGAATTGAGTCGAATAAGGAGTTAATTGAGATTCTTGAATGCGATGACAAAGAACGATTCTTGCCACTGCTCTCAGCTTATGATGATTGTTTAACCCTGTTTCTTGTGGGGCGTGTTGCAAAATTTCATGCCAAAAACTGTTTGCTCGCATTGATCCAAGGAGAGGGGTGTGAATCTGTCCTTGAACTTTATGCTAGAACAGCACCCAACAATCCCCAAATTCCGACACCTCTTGCGTCTGTCACATCCACATTCCATCAAGCTTATGATATTATTGCCCTATTGCTCAACCAAGGGCCTCTTCATCATGCCAACATTAAGTGTAATTTCCACCCACGTGATGTTTTTAATCTCTGTCCGCTAGATCGTTTGCTCTTCCATCTAAG TCGTTTGCCGCATCTGCTCCCATGGAATCATTGCAGCTCCATCAACAAACTTATTATTTTACTTTGCCAATGGGATACG AAATCACGTTTGGACTGTGCACGGTTGCTGGTTCCACACACTCGTGGGCTCAACGATATTGCATGGACATATGTTATGGATGGAAATTTGGCAGCATTGGGGGGTTTGCTTCTTGTAGCCGGAAAAAAGGTCTTGCTTCCATTTGATTCGGGTATTCTGTTTTCTTCCAAATTTCGAAGTTCAACAATTCGTTATCGCATAATGGATATGTTGCGAGATTTAAGCTCTAAGGGTGATCTTGACGACGACGGACTTGTGTATCAGTCCATGCTTATATCTGCCTGCAAGTTATTTGATATTTTTGAGAAGGCTGGTGATGCCTTGAGGTTATATTGCACTTCAATCCACGAACAT GTTCCTCCCCACAAAGTATTGACTGAGGTTGCTACTATACTTAAGAATGCTGGTTATGCTCTAGAGCCAAGAGACCTTGACCTGAGAGATTGTTACAG GGACTGCCCTGAGGTAAGAAAACCAAGTGTGTTCAAGCTGTCCGGTCCTGAAAGCCCGAACAAGAAATACCTTTCACCTTCTTCTCTTACTCCGCCTCAAGCTTCTCGTGCAACTTTTCAAAATTATCCTTAT CATGGAAATTGCCTGTTACTTAACAAGATTAAGTCAGGTCCAGTGCTAAGTTTTCGGCCTTCTGCTGGTCCACGGCTACTCAGTACAGTAGCTCGTCATGTCGAGCATGGTGTTCCAGGCATTCTACAAAAGCATTTGGCGTACATTGCCTTCAAATTTAAGAGAGGGATTAAGTTTTAA